ATGACATCTTTGATTTTGCACAACGTGGTGATATCACAGCAATGAACCGTCCGTCGTGGATACTTGACCGTTGGATTGGTGAAGGTACATCAAATAAGATTCCTCGCATGACTGCTGTCAACCCTAATCGTAACTGGCGTTCTTCAGATCTTTACATTAAAGATGGCTCGTATGTTCGTTTGAAAGTGATGCAATTGGGATATACTTTACCACGCAATCTGACTAAGAAAATGTCTATACAGAAACTTCGCTTATTTGTTACTGGCGAAAACTTATTGACCTTTACCGGATATGATGGCTTTGATCCTGAAATTGCTTCAGGAAATTATACAACTATTGGTATAGACAAAGGCATTTATCCTCAGTCAAGAACTATCTCTGTAGGAGCAAACATAAGCTTTTAACCTTTAAAATAAGAAAATATGAAAAAATATAGTTTTATAATAGCATTGGCCACAATGATTGGTTTTTCTTCTTGCGGCGATGAATTTTTGACAATTACTCCCACTGCTTCCCAAGAGGCAGGAGGTGATGCTACAGAGGGGGCTATTTTGTCTAACTTGGCTTCTTGTTATCAGATACTTTTATTTGATAGCTATGCGGCAAATAATTATAACAGTATAGTCTTGATGTCTGATTTGCGTTCAGATGATATTTATAAAGGTGGTGGCGACGCTGGTGACCAGGGACAGTTATACCGTCTTTCTCAGTTTACTTCTACGGCAACAGAGCTTCCATCAGGATTGTGGAATATCTATTATAGTGGCATTAGCCGTTGTAACAATGTTATCCAGGCATGTGAAAAAGCCAAAGGTGTATCTGAAGCAAATTTAAACCAATATAAAGCGGAAGCTCATTTTCTTCGTGCTTATTATACTCACTGGTTATGGAAATTCTGGGGTAACATTCCATATTTTGAATCAGATCTTCCTGCACCATACATGGCAAAACAATATAAAGTCGACGAAATTTATGCAAAGATCATAGCAGATGTCGATTTTGCCATTGAGGGCGACAAACTTCCTATGCGTACAACTGCGGCCAATGACGGACGTATAACCAAAGCTGCAGCTCAGATGCTTAAAGCAAGAGTTGTGATGTACCAAAAAGATCAGTCAAAATACGCAGAAGTATTAAAGGATATGGTCGAAATAATTAAGAGTGGCAAGTATACATTATTGGGTGATTTTTCTGCAATATGGTTAGAGAGCGGCGAATTCTGCAACGAATCGATTCTTGAAAGCAATCAGCTTCCCGAAGGAAAAACATGGGCTTCTGGATGGCAAGGATATGGTACTAATCTTCCTGCTTTTATTTCTCCAAATAACCTTGTAGGACAAGAACCATTTATTGGCGGTTGGGGATTCGGACCTGTTCGTACGGAAACTTATGCTATTTATGAAGATGCAGATACACGTCGAGCCGGCTCTATCAATAAGTTTGAAGACGGGACCTATTCTGCACGTTTCCAAAATACAGGATTGTTTATGGGCAAATATGCTGCCCGTAAAGGATACAATCCTCCTCCGGGAGATGTTGATTTGAATTTTAGCAATAACTTACGCATCTTCCGTTATGCTGAAGTGCTATTAAATGCTGCAGAGTTAATGGTTATTGACGGTGTAGCACCGATTGAAGGTGTTACTGCGCAATCGTGCCTTGATCAAATCAGAACGCGCGCTGGTGTAAATTCTATTCCTGCCACTACAGCTAATATTAAGTTGGAAAGACGCCGTGAATTCCTGGGTGAAGGAATGCGTTTCTGGGATTTGGTACGTTGGGGAGATACTGCTTTGCTGACAGAAAACAAACCTGCATTCTCTTCTGTAAGAACTTGGGATGAACATTGTAAATACTTGCCGATTCCTCAATCTGAAATAGAAAAAACAGAAGGAGAGTTCAAGTTGGTTCAAAATCCGGGATATTAAACAGTATATAATTATTAAAGGAAATAAATATGAAAAATATATTTAAATTAGGAACTTTGGCATTGATTTCACTCTTTGCCATCACAGCTTGCAATCCGCAGGATAGTTCTGATTATGCTCTGGGTGAAATGCCAACTTCGGAACAGCTGGACTTTACTGTAACTCCTTCAGCTACCAAACCGAATGTAATAGAATTTAAAAACACTTCTAAAATAGCAGGCGTTGCAACTTGGGATCTGGGAAATAATGCAAAAGGAAAAGGAGAATCAATCACAGCTGAATATCCATTTAAAGGTGATTATACAGTTACGATGACATTATATACAAAGGGTGGTTCTGCTTCTATTACCAAGACTCTTAATATTGCAAATGATGATATGTCTTTATTAAATACTCCGATGTATAATGCGCTGACTGGCGGTGCAAGTAATCTGGCTGGTAAAACATGGGTATTTGATCAGTATCATGATGGACACTTTGGCGTAGGCCCGGTAGCTGATACTAAACCAAGTTGGTGGAGCTGTCCGGCTGAGGGTAAATCAAAATCTTGCCTCTATTCTCAGGAATTTACATTTACTCAGATAGGTGTGAAAATGGTGTGGAAAAATAATGGCTTTGTTTATACCAATGAAAATGGACGAAAGAAACTTGCCGAATTAGGTTATACAAATTCAGTAGTTCCGGGTGATGGCGATTTTGATGTAGCTTATGTTCCTAAAGCAGCCTACACTTTTAGTCTGAATGAATCGGCTAAGACTCTTACATTAAGTGACGGAGCATTCTTTGGGCATTATGCGGGTACATCAACTTATGAAATAATTAAGCTCACCGAAGATGAACTTTATTTGAAGTGTGCAAGTACTACCGAATCAGGAAATGGCTGGTGGTACCGTTTTATCCCGAAAGAAAAGAATGTGAAACCTGTTATTGTAATTCCTGTCAAGGCTTCTCCTTTGTCAGAAGACTTTGAAAGTGCAACAAAGAAAGTTAATTTTGTTTATGACAATATGGGCCCGTTGGTAGATCCGTTCTATTCAAATCCTGCTCCAATTGGGGTTAATACATCAAGCAAAGTGTTCTTGTATCAGAAAACGTCTGCCTTCTATTCAAATATTTATTTTGACGCAAAGACCTATAAGTTTGATTTAACTGAGCAGAATAAGATAAAATTGAAAGTATATCTTCCTTCCTACAATGATTATGATGGGATTTACGATGTAGCAGGCAGCTGGATTACCATCAATAAGCTTCAACATCAGGTATCTGTGAAATTGCAGGATAGTAGCTTGGGTGGAAATGCATGGCAAACACAAACAGAAGTTGTGAAAGCTAATCTGGCTACTGATAAGTGGATTGAATTGACATTCGATTTCAGTTCAGTAAGTACTCGTCAGGATTATGACCGGATTGTAATTCAGTTTGGTGGAGAAGGACATGCTGCACCGGGTATATTCTTCCTTGATGATTTCTCTTTTAGTAAATAAATAGTCTTTTGATGAAGAGGGCAGCTTAAAGCTGCCCTCTTATACCAACTATTATTATGCAAAAAATAAATTTAAGTATCGTTTTATTTATTATTCTTTTGGCGACTCCTAATATAAAAATAGGAGCACAAGCTCCCGCCGGATATGGATTAGTATGGGCAGATGAGTTCAATGATCCCCTTACAACAGACGGAAAACCAGCTTTACGCCCTGATAAGGGTGATTGGTGGTATGAAACCGGTGGCGGCGGATGGGGAAATAATGAACTTCAATACTACGTTGCCGGAACAACAACATTTTACAATGATACGTTGGCTGGTATAAACGATGGTACGCTTAAAATAAAAGCAATAAAAAGAAAGTATTATGGAATGGAGTATGCCTCTGTTCGTATGAATACAAGTAACAGCTGGACATACGGATATTTTGAAATGCGTGCTAAATTGCCTGGTGGAAAAGGTGTATGGTCTGCTTTTTGGATGCTGCCAAAGAATTTTCAAAGCTGGCCATTAGATGGTGAAATAGATATAATGGAATATGTGGGATATGACCCTAATGTAGTTCATGCATCAATCCATACTCAAGCATATAACCATAAAATTGGAACACAGAAAACAAGTACAAAAACAATTCAAAATGCAGAGAATGAGTTTCATGTATATGGGTTGGAATGGACTGAAACAAGAATACGTGCTTATGTGGACGGTGAACTTTATTTCACTTTTAGTAATGATGGAACAGGAAACAAGAATACATGGCCGTTTAATGTTCCGTTCTATCTAAAGCTTAATTTGGCTATTGGTGGAGATTGGGGTGGTGCTCAGGGAGTAGACACACAAATATTCCCCGCTACTTATGAAATTGATTATGTAAGAGTTTACCAGAAAAATACGGCATTAAATAATCAGAAAGAAGAGAAGTCTTTTGAATCAAATTTTAATCGCGTCAGTAACTTACTGCAAATAAGTTTTAAGGATAAATGTCTTCATCACTTATTTGTTACTGACATGCAAGGCAGGGTATTAGCAGATTTCTCAACGACAAATTCTATGATGGAGATTGATTGTTCTGCTTGGGCAAAGGGGATTTATCTTATTTCTGTTGAAAGCGGAAAACAACTGAACACTCAAAAGTTTATAAATTATTAAAGTAGAACATTATGAAAAAAATAATGGTATTATCTTTTTGTTGTTTTTTTATATCCTTAGCATCTTGTTCTGGGAATAAGGAGATGAAGAACCATCAAGTAGAGAAAAGAGTAGAAAGATTATTATCTAAAATGACACTCGAAGAAAAGATTGGCCAAATGAATCAAATAAGTTCATACGGTAATCTTGAAGAAATGAGCCGATTGATAAAGAAAGGAGAAGTTGGATCAATCCTCAATGAAATAGATCCGGTGCGGGTGAATGCTTTGCAGCGATTAGCTATAGAAGAATCTCGGCTGGGCATCCCGCTACTTATAGCCCGTGATGTGATTCATGGTTTTAAAACAATATTTCCTATTCCATTGGGACAAGCTGCATCTTTCAATCCTCAGATTGCAGAAGATGGTGCTCGGGTAGCTGCCATTGAAGCTACATCTGTAGGAGTAAGATGGACATTTGCCCCTATGATTGATATTTCACGAGATGCTCGTTGGGGAAGAATAGCTGAAAGTTGTGGTGAAGATACTTATCTGACTTCTGTAATGGGAGCAGCAATGATTAAAGGCTTTCAGGGTGATTCACTGAATGATCCGACTTCTATGCTGGCTTGTGCAAAACACTTTGTTGGTTACGGTGCTGCTGAAGGTGGACGTGATTACAATTCAACACACATAACAGAGCGTGAACTTCGGAATGTATATTTACCTCCTTTTGAGGCTGCAACGAAACAAGGAGCTGCTACGTTCATGACTTCGTTTAATGATAATGATGGGATTCCTTCATCAGGTAATCCGTTTATTCTGAAAACAGTTTTACGTAATGAATGGGGATTTAAAGGATTTGTGGTTTCCGACTGGGCTTCTATCAAAGAAATGGTTAATCATGGATTCTGTGCAGACGATAAAGATGCAGCAATGAAAGCTGTAAATGCCGGAGTAGATATGGAAATGGTTAGCTATACATACATGAATAATCTTAAAGATCTAATTAAAGAAGGTAAGGTATCTGAGAAAGCAATTGATGATGCTGTTCGCAATATCCTTCGCATTAAATTCCGTATGGGATTATTTGATAAACCTTATATAAATGAGAAGGCCACTTCTGTAATGTATACTCCTGAAAATCTCGCTAAAGCTAAAGAGGCAGCAGTTCAATCGGCTATTTTATTGAAGAATGATAAGAATACATTGCCAATAAACGCATCGGTGAGAACAATTGCAGTAGTTGGTCCAATGGCTGATGCTCCTTACGAACAAATGGGAACCTGGACCTTTGATGGCGAAAAGACAAAAACTCAAACTCCACTTCAGGCATTGAAACAGTTTTACGGAGATAAGGTGAAGATTATTTATGAACCCGCTTTGGCATTTACTCGCGATAAGAATACTGCAAATATTGCAAAGGCTGTTAACGCTGCAGCCAATGCAGATTTAGTTTTGGCATTTGTCGGTGAAGAGGCTATACTTTCGGGTGAGGCTCACAGTTTGGCCGATCTTCATCTTAAAGGTGCACAAACGACTTTGATTGAAGCTTTGGCAAAAGCAGGCAAACCTTTGGTTACGATAGTTATGGCTGGCCGTCCTCTTACTATAGAAAAAGAAACGCAATTGTCTAATTCTGTTCTTTATTCTTTCCATCCGGGAACAATGGGTGGTCCTGCCATTGCAGACCTTCTTTTTGGAAAATCTGTCCCCAGTGGCAAAACTCCGGTTACATTTCCCAAAGAAGTTGGACAGATACCGATATACTATAATCATAATAATACCGGTCGTCCTGCAAGCAGACATGAAACATTGTTGGATAGCATTCCAGTGGAGGCAGGACAAACATCTTTGGGTTGTACTTCTTTTTATCTTGATGCCGGCTTTGATCCGCTTTTCCCATTTGGTTACGGACTCTCCTATACTACGTTTCAGTATTCAAATCTAAAGATTTCTTCAAAAGAGTTTGTTCCTAAAGATGAAATCACTGTGACTTTTGATTTGAAGAATACTGGTAATAGTGAAGGAACAGAAGTTGCACAACTTTATGTTCGTGATAAAGTGGGGTCGGTAGTACGTCCTGTGAAAGAGCTAAAGCGATTTACACGCGTTACATTAAAGCCGGGTGAAACAAAAAATGTTTCGTTTAAGCTTCCTGTTGAAGAACTTGCTTTTTGGAATATAGATATGAATAGAGTTGTTGAGCCTGGAGAGTTTACTCTTTGGGTAGGAACAAACAGTCAAGAAGGTATCTCAGTTGATTTTAAGGTTAAAGATTGATTTGAACATGTATTCTTGTTGATTTGTTTTCTTAATGAAAGTTCATACTTCCATTAAGAACTAGGGATGGCCTTTTACAGTCCATCCCTTTTTGTATGAATAGTAGAAGGAAGGACAAATTATAATGATATAAATAAAGGTTTTATCTTCATAAAGATCTAATTATGAATTTATAAATACCAATATTATTTTGAACTTATTAGAATCAATTTTTCAAACAAAAAAAAATCCTACAAATCATTGATTTATAGGATTTTTGCTTTTACCTGACCGGTTTTATCCGGTTAACTCAGCGGAGAGACAGGGATTCGAACCCCGGGAACCTCGCAGTTCAACGGTTTTCAAGACCGCCGCAATCGACCACTCTGCCACCTCTCCAAAATTGTTTTGTGATTGCTCTTTCTCTTAAAAGCGGTGCAAAGGTAAACAAATAATTAGAACATGCAATAGTTTTCTATGAATATTATCAATTTTGTCCCTAAAAAAGCTTTCGTTTCCATAAAAATGTGCTATAAAACATATTTTATACATCGTTTGGAACTATATTTGGAATAAAGATTGTAACTTTGTGCGCTCTAATAAAAAGACGAACCAACCTAAAATTACTTTTTATGGAATTGAACAATATTTTTAAAGATGGTGTTTGGAGCAAAGAGATTAATGTAAGAGATTTCGTTCAGAATAACATTACCCCTTTTGACGGTGACGCGTCATTCCTTTCAGGACCTACCGAACGTACAAAGAAAATCTGGGATTTATGCCTTTCTGCCATTGCAGAAGAGAGAGCAAACAACGGTGTGCGCTCTATCGATAACAAAACTGTATCAACTATCTCTTCTCATAAAGCAGGATATATTGATAAAGAAAACGAGTTAATCGTTGGTTTGCAGACTGATGAATTGTTGAGAAGAGCAATCAAACCTTTCGGTGGCATCAATGTTGTAGCCAAAGCTTGTAAAGAGTACGGGCTGGAAGTAGACGAAAAGGTAAAGGATATCTTTACTCATTACCGCAAAACTCACAACGAGGGTGTGTTTGATGTGTACACTGATGAGATTCGTTCCTTCCGTTCTTTAGGATTCCTAACCGGATTACCTGATAACTATGCACGTGGACGTGTGATTGGCGATTACCGCCGTTTAGCTCTTTACGGTTTAGACAGATTAATTGAAGCTAAAACAAACGACCTTCATAATCTGACCGGCCCGATGACTGAAGCCCGCATCCGATTACGCGAAGAGGTGAAAGAGCAAATCAAAGCACTGAACGAGATGAAGATCATGGGCGAATATTATGGATTAGATCTTTCGCGCCCTGCACACAATGCACAAGAAGCTGTACAATGGGTATATATGGCCTATCTTGCAGCAGTGAAAGAACAAGACGGTGCGGCAATGTCACTGGGAAATGTATCTTCTTTCCTAGACATCTATATTGATTACGAATTAGAAAAGGGACTTATCGATGAATCATTTGCACAGGAACTGATTGACCAGTTCGTGATTAAACTAAGAATGGTTCGTCACTTGAGAATGGGTTCATACAATGAAATCTTTGCCGGTGACCCGACATGGGTG
The Bacteroides sedimenti genome window above contains:
- a CDS encoding RagB/SusD family nutrient uptake outer membrane protein; amino-acid sequence: MKKYSFIIALATMIGFSSCGDEFLTITPTASQEAGGDATEGAILSNLASCYQILLFDSYAANNYNSIVLMSDLRSDDIYKGGGDAGDQGQLYRLSQFTSTATELPSGLWNIYYSGISRCNNVIQACEKAKGVSEANLNQYKAEAHFLRAYYTHWLWKFWGNIPYFESDLPAPYMAKQYKVDEIYAKIIADVDFAIEGDKLPMRTTAANDGRITKAAAQMLKARVVMYQKDQSKYAEVLKDMVEIIKSGKYTLLGDFSAIWLESGEFCNESILESNQLPEGKTWASGWQGYGTNLPAFISPNNLVGQEPFIGGWGFGPVRTETYAIYEDADTRRAGSINKFEDGTYSARFQNTGLFMGKYAARKGYNPPPGDVDLNFSNNLRIFRYAEVLLNAAELMVIDGVAPIEGVTAQSCLDQIRTRAGVNSIPATTANIKLERRREFLGEGMRFWDLVRWGDTALLTENKPAFSSVRTWDEHCKYLPIPQSEIEKTEGEFKLVQNPGY
- a CDS encoding family 16 glycosylhydrolase gives rise to the protein MQKINLSIVLFIILLATPNIKIGAQAPAGYGLVWADEFNDPLTTDGKPALRPDKGDWWYETGGGGWGNNELQYYVAGTTTFYNDTLAGINDGTLKIKAIKRKYYGMEYASVRMNTSNSWTYGYFEMRAKLPGGKGVWSAFWMLPKNFQSWPLDGEIDIMEYVGYDPNVVHASIHTQAYNHKIGTQKTSTKTIQNAENEFHVYGLEWTETRIRAYVDGELYFTFSNDGTGNKNTWPFNVPFYLKLNLAIGGDWGGAQGVDTQIFPATYEIDYVRVYQKNTALNNQKEEKSFESNFNRVSNLLQISFKDKCLHHLFVTDMQGRVLADFSTTNSMMEIDCSAWAKGIYLISVESGKQLNTQKFINY
- a CDS encoding glycoside hydrolase family 3 N-terminal domain-containing protein produces the protein MKKIMVLSFCCFFISLASCSGNKEMKNHQVEKRVERLLSKMTLEEKIGQMNQISSYGNLEEMSRLIKKGEVGSILNEIDPVRVNALQRLAIEESRLGIPLLIARDVIHGFKTIFPIPLGQAASFNPQIAEDGARVAAIEATSVGVRWTFAPMIDISRDARWGRIAESCGEDTYLTSVMGAAMIKGFQGDSLNDPTSMLACAKHFVGYGAAEGGRDYNSTHITERELRNVYLPPFEAATKQGAATFMTSFNDNDGIPSSGNPFILKTVLRNEWGFKGFVVSDWASIKEMVNHGFCADDKDAAMKAVNAGVDMEMVSYTYMNNLKDLIKEGKVSEKAIDDAVRNILRIKFRMGLFDKPYINEKATSVMYTPENLAKAKEAAVQSAILLKNDKNTLPINASVRTIAVVGPMADAPYEQMGTWTFDGEKTKTQTPLQALKQFYGDKVKIIYEPALAFTRDKNTANIAKAVNAAANADLVLAFVGEEAILSGEAHSLADLHLKGAQTTLIEALAKAGKPLVTIVMAGRPLTIEKETQLSNSVLYSFHPGTMGGPAIADLLFGKSVPSGKTPVTFPKEVGQIPIYYNHNNTGRPASRHETLLDSIPVEAGQTSLGCTSFYLDAGFDPLFPFGYGLSYTTFQYSNLKISSKEFVPKDEITVTFDLKNTGNSEGTEVAQLYVRDKVGSVVRPVKELKRFTRVTLKPGETKNVSFKLPVEELAFWNIDMNRVVEPGEFTLWVGTNSQEGISVDFKVKD
- a CDS encoding PKD domain-containing protein, which gives rise to MKNIFKLGTLALISLFAITACNPQDSSDYALGEMPTSEQLDFTVTPSATKPNVIEFKNTSKIAGVATWDLGNNAKGKGESITAEYPFKGDYTVTMTLYTKGGSASITKTLNIANDDMSLLNTPMYNALTGGASNLAGKTWVFDQYHDGHFGVGPVADTKPSWWSCPAEGKSKSCLYSQEFTFTQIGVKMVWKNNGFVYTNENGRKKLAELGYTNSVVPGDGDFDVAYVPKAAYTFSLNESAKTLTLSDGAFFGHYAGTSTYEIIKLTEDELYLKCASTTESGNGWWYRFIPKEKNVKPVIVIPVKASPLSEDFESATKKVNFVYDNMGPLVDPFYSNPAPIGVNTSSKVFLYQKTSAFYSNIYFDAKTYKFDLTEQNKIKLKVYLPSYNDYDGIYDVAGSWITINKLQHQVSVKLQDSSLGGNAWQTQTEVVKANLATDKWIELTFDFSSVSTRQDYDRIVIQFGGEGHAAPGIFFLDDFSFSK